The Magnolia sinica isolate HGM2019 chromosome 9, MsV1, whole genome shotgun sequence sequence GTTACACCCATGACCTAAATAGTACGTATCTTAAGACTATAATTAAATCCTTCCACAAAATGATGTGTTAAGTGCCACTCATTAATTTTTTAAGAGGTAGCTAAATcaatattttaagaaaatttatCAGCTACACTGATTACAGCAGAGTACTATTCTCATTTCTCAGTGAGGGTGTGAAGAGCATGTAACAAACATCATAGCCACAACAGGGAGCAGATGGCACTCAGTGAGGTTGCAAGGGTAAGGACAGAAGTGCATGTATTGAATTTGGCACCAACAACAGGTAACAGTAAGCCAATGGATGAAATTATCATCTTGTGGGCATTTTGCATTTCCCTAGGTGAACAAGAGAcaaaccattgattttgaaagTGGCAGTAGCTTTACCTGAATTAACTTCATTGACTTCAGGACAAGTGTCGGGGTGAGAATCTGATAATTCAGGGGTAGCTCTTCCTTCGGCGTAATTGTTGGCATTAGCACCAATGTTGCTTTCTGACATTCCACTATGGCTATTCTTTACATTTTTCTTAATAGTCGTTTTCCTCCTGAATCTAGAAGGTGAAAGCATGTCACAAATTTTCAGAATTCACTAAGCAAGAAAGATAGTTAAATACCCACAACATACAAATTCCATACTTCTTATAAGGATTCTTATTTCGTCTTGAGGCACCATGTGTCCTACTTTTTTCCTCCTTGGCTGACCTGTAGCAACAACAATGTACAAGATGTATAATGGAAATTGCATTCTCGAAACCAAGTACCCTGCCTGGTATGGCTACTTGTAAGACTGGATTTTTTATTCCTAGTCCCCAACATATGCCAATTTGCCACCTGTACATCAGGCCATTCATCGGGTGGACCCCCACCTTGAAACTGGTGTGAACAGATAAAATGGCTCACCAGGCCATTAGGTGTGACACACATATGCCAGATAATGATTGTAAGTGTCAATTATTTAATCCGTTGGCCTACCAGATGAGCACTCTGACATAGCCATTGGGCCATGACACATACAtggggaccatgggtcccagcagATGAACAACCCAGAACAAGCACACACCAGTCAATTGGCATCTGCGAGTTGAGTAAGATTCATAATCCTACCATCACCGGTAGTCATCTCATTGCTCAGAAACCAAACTATTCACATAGGTCAGTTGGGGTATGAAATCACATCATTCCGCCCACTACAACGACAACGGACTTGACACCAGTTAGTTGCATAAAGTGGAAGAGAAAGCAGTGGTGGATTTGGGTGCAGGAGCAGTGAAGCAGCATGTCCAAAATGTTGCGAGTATGAACTCCTAGGAAGTAAAGAGCAGGCAAATTAGTTTAAACCAGAAGAAAAGGTAGAAGAATTTCAGACGAGTTTAAAATCGGCAAAGCATCCCATACAGCGGATCCATTCAGGACCCTCATATCAGTTTTTACAATGTTGTGGTTCAAAATACCTACTCTCTGCATAATATCAACCATATACTGCCCAAACTGtattttaattaactaaaatgacaCAAAACTGAATCGTGGAAAGAAAAGCTTTTGACAGTGATACTTACATTCCTTTGGATGGGGAAACATTCGATGATTTAAGTCGCTGGAAAAAGGTTGAACACATTATATTCCGTGCTAAAAGTTTGCAATTTAGCCAAAGAAGAAAAGATTGCTCGATAATAGATAGATCAATACCTTGCTAGGCTCGGAACCTTCACTAATAACATCCCACTTCTCCTTATCTAACTGGAGAACTTCCACATCTCCATCGTCATATAGTATCTTTGAAGCAAATATCATTCAGCAAGTCTTCAAGGAAGGGGACAATTTGGACAGGGATAATTAAGAGAAGTACACAAGTCTCATACTTTACCACGTGTTTCTTCTTTCCTGGGTTATAAGATTGCACAACACCTTCATAAATCCTGCAGGTAAGAATAGTGGAGTTTACAATAAATACGGTGTTAAACAAGTCCATCCTAACAACTCAGCTTCCTGTTATCTCAAAATTTTTTACTTCCATGCTGAGAAGCCATGAAGTTGAGCtatccctacacacacacacacacactcaaaaaaaaaaaaaaccaaaataaaaaacaaaaaaaacaaaaacaaaaacaaaaacagaaacagaaaccaaaaaaaataaaaataaaataaaatcgagtCATCCCAACTAAAAGAACTAGGAGTTCAAGATTATAATGATTTAGGGCATGTTCAAGTGTGCCCCCAAGTTGTGCTTTACGAGGCTACCCTAGCATATTTAATGCCCTCGGTTTAGGCAACAAGGACGAAGGCCCCACACTGAGCAATCTTCTGCTTTACAGCCTTTTCCAACCAACATGATTGAAGTGGGAACAAGGTCCTACTATTATTTCAACCATGATTTGGCAGTAGCGCAGTTTCTGTCTTGGGAATTGGGAGCAGTAATCTTTAACTAGTAACAGAATTTTGTCCAAGAATAAAAGGTGGAAAAGAAAGACATCTCCAACCAACACATAAAATGTGATTAATTAAATGTTGTTACCCAAGGTTCTCTAATACTGACAACTATTGTACGTAACAGCCAACGCACACtacatatcttttttttttttttttctctttcaggAAATGCTTATATGTTGTAAGTTCCACAAAATCATAATGTCAAACAAAACAGTTACTGTTTATCTAGGAAATTATCTGGCTAGTCAGTATTGTTTGAATGCTACCATCAACTGATGAGTAAGAAAACTTAAACAGGAAGTTAAGAATATAGTAACATGAAATGGCACATAATGTAGTACATAAAACCAAAACCTTGCATCAGATAAATAAATTATGACACAAACATGTGGATTTGCATCCCCAACCAAACATACCATCAGTACCTTTCCCATTATATTTTGGAAGATAGTATTGTAGAAAgactttccttttccctttttggGAAACTCCTGATTGCCCACCTTCACATCTGTGCATcagcacaaaaagaaaaaaaatgcaattgCCTTAAAAAATATAAAGCTTACATTGGAACAGAGGTGGCTAGGTTGTCTCAAGGACACAAGTTAACCTTGCATTTTCAGGCAGAGTAAGGAAATTCTACTCTCAGCATGCATTTGCATTTCAAAATCAACGTGACCTTAGGCGCATATATTTTTTCTAGTGTCATGTATCAATGCAGCAAAATTCATGGGGGACAGAAGGCCAAATGACTAAGATGCATATAATTGTAAGTATTCACAATAGCAAATGCAAGTAGCTTGAATCTAATTGCAATTTTTTAATGAATAAAACCAATTAAATTttgtgatccaaaacttatacatAATGTGTATTCCTTGAAGATATTTAACGCATCGATCAAATCCGAGAAAATAGAAGCCAAAGACTATCTCAATAATATGACATACCTTAAAATTGTTTACAAGCTATTAtgtataattataataataattgagGCAGTACCCTTGCATATAATTTATGACCTATTTATGTATATGCAAGCTACTTATATTTGATTTACACAAATCATGCGGGACACAAGGCAGCATTCCCAAAATGCATATATTTGTAAGTACTTCTCGTTTCAAATGTAAGTAGCTTGCATCTAATTGCTAATGTTTCTATGACAATGCCACTAATGAACGTAATCTTACACCATGTGCACTTTTAAGATATCCTTCCAAATCCTAGAAAACAAAAGCCAACAACAACCCGAATAATATAACAGACAATAGCACACTTAAGCTACCATGAAGTTGGATGCTCCAATTCCTATTGCTTTGTTCTGATCATGCAGCTGCAGTGTGCGGTCTATTTTGAGAGACAGCAGAGGATGTTGGATAAAGCAGAGGATGTTGAATTGGGTTCTATGCAATGTGGATGCTACTGTTCCAGTGCAGTTGAGCACAGGTGGTTTGCTGTGGACAGCTATGATTTGTTCTTGCCTTTTTTTAGTGGTTTTAGATTGTTTTATGTTTTGtcttctctataatgttttactTCTGCTATGGAGTTATATGATAAATGAGGGACAAAAAAATTTTGTGGCACCCACCCAAAATTGTGTATAGCATTGTTCTCAATCAACTACAACGACAAGTTACAATGCACCTCACGTATAATGTATGACCTATTTAAGTGTATGAGCATTAGTGCTAAGTAATTCTAGaatattatatgaaaaaaaaaatgtcttttaTACCAAAAGCATAACTATATTGGCAAATCTGTAACTTtaagttcatttatttttaatggGTAAAAAGTTTTGCTAAAAGAGCTAAGAGGCGTTACAGATGTGGAAAGCATTCCAACACACATATGCTCACTCAACACTAAAATCCATTTCTTCTTCTCAAAAGAAACTTCTTTAAAATGCTGAAATTATTTTTGGCCCTTGTATTTTGGCATATATAATGGCCATTGAAAATTAGGCTCAGACACTTCTATCAATATGTAACACCTAGCACCTATGCCTGCACAATTTTCCCAAATTGCATACACAGAACAGGGAAATATAAACACAGATTTAAATGTAACTGGATATTGGCTTGTAGAATCCTCATTtagagcaattaaaagacaagtAAATTGTACATAGCAACAAATGCAACAGAGTAAGGATACCAGTAAATTGATTCAAATGCTTGAACCTCCTTGCATTCATCAACATTAGGACATGAAGGATGATGTGAAAGTGCAAGGAGCAAATATGTGAGAATATTTTCTAGATAAGTGGAGGACGAGTTCACATCACGTTGCATAGAAAGTTGGAGTGCCTTTAGTCAGTGACACATTTGAACAACTTCCATTAGGTTATGCTTGTCCTGTGGAATCAATATGACAAAGATAGAAAGACATTAGCCAGTATAACTTCATCCCCATTCATACAGGCTAGAAAAGGCACAACATTCAGTGAAATGCAGCATAGAGAAAATTTATGAAGTAATTGgtctataaaataaattataacaaatacttaaagtcaaaaaaaaaaagtttatgaGGAAAAGCTTCAATACATTTCTCTTCTACTTGATCGGCATAAATAGCCTCTGTACAGTTTTAGATCCTATAGTTTAGGACCGTAATTGATAAATATAAGGAAAGCTATAACTACCGAGATACAATCAAATATTTACAGAAATTCTAGTCTATCTGTACAGCTAGCAGTAGAGACAAATCAGGAGCTTGGATCATGGAGAACCAACTTGGAGATAATTACTCCCAATtgtcaacactccccctcaagttggtgcatATATGTTGCTCATG is a genomic window containing:
- the LOC131255596 gene encoding uncharacterized protein LOC131255596 isoform X1 gives rise to the protein MNGLMYRWQIGICWGLGIKNPVLQVAIPGRVLGFENAISIIHLVHCCCYRSAKEEKSRTHGASRRNKNPYKKFRRKTTIKKNVKNSHSGMSESNIGANANNYAEGRATPELSDSHPDTCPEVNEVNSDDFANEQASPLAAAKEEEREASSDLEESDRRKWILLTEELQEIWMMNLLVCGRYQEQK
- the LOC131255596 gene encoding sister chromatid cohesion protein PDS5 homolog A-like isoform X2; this encodes MIFASKILYDDGDVEVLQLDKEKWDVISEGSEPSKRLKSSNVSPSKGMSAKEEKSRTHGASRRNKNPYKKFRRKTTIKKNVKNSHSGMSESNIGANANNYAEGRATPELSDSHPDTCPEVNEVNSDDFANEQASPLAAAKEEEREASSDLEESDRRKWILLTEELQEIWMMNLLVCGRYQEQK